The Mycoplasmopsis caviae sequence TTATGCAAACAGATTTAACCTAATTTATATTCAAAAGGCAATTACCCTACTAAAACAATTTCCAAAGGCTTACTATCCTCTTTTTGAATCGTATGTAAATACATTAAATTACCTTGGAATAGGGAAAAACTCACTACTTTTTACTTTTCTTTTGTCACATACATTAAATTATTTTGGACTAGGTGTTAACGTAAGTAAGTGTTGCGAATGTAACAGCCCAAGTAACTTATGTGATTTCAAATTCTATAAGGGTGGTTTTTTATGTGGAACTCACATGGTTAATCAGCGTTGAACCAAAGAATTAAAGTCAATTTACTATATGTACCATGATATTAAAATTTTCTTGCAAATTTGCATCTCAAAAGTTAATCAAACTATTTTGTGTGAACTTAAGGAATATCTTGAAGAAAATGGAATATTTTTAAACTAGTATTTAACCTTTTTTACTAAAAATACTATAAAACAGTTGTTTTGGTAAAAGGCATTTTTTTACATATTATATTTTTTGGTGTTTAATCTATATTTTTAATATAATTAAAATAATATTTTCATTAAACATTATTTAATGTAAATTAGATAAATTTAGGAGGTAATTTATATGTCATTTATAGAAAAAAATTTAAAGAGGGGGTCAGTAAGAGATTATCATGTTAACTATAAAATAAGTGATGAAGATAGAGAAAAATTAATTAAAACTATTCAAAACGCACCTACAAGTAATAATTATTTTGCTTCATCAGTAGTTGTTGTTGAAGAACAATCTACAAAAGAAA is a genomic window containing:
- the recO gene encoding DNA repair protein RecO, which gives rise to MAEKIMQVVVLDIKNSPSSDNDAIVEVYSKKGIFFLLAKGINKSESKNRTNLQLGSLVEIEFFQARIQNKMSLLKKATLISDIDYANRFNLIYIQKAITLLKQFPKAYYPLFESYVNTLNYLGIGKNSLLFTFLLSHTLNYFGLGVNVSKCCECNSPSNLCDFKFYKGGFLCGTHMVNQRWTKELKSIYYMYHDIKIFLQICISKVNQTILCELKEYLEENGIFLN